The DNA region CGCGCTTCGACGGCTTCTTGTTCAGTAGCAGCCGCGTCACGTCGGGCCGCGAATAATGCCCGGCCGGATCGGCGGCGTTCTTGGCAACCCCGATCGCGCCGAGATCGATATCGGCGATCAGCAGGCCTTCCTGATCGGGCGGCAGCTTCTCGGCGATCGAACTGCCGTCGGGTCCATAAATCGCGGCGTGCCCGCCGCCGACATGCAGCAGCGCGTGCTTGTCGTCGCGGTCGCAGAGCTCGTCCACCATCGCCTGCGAGACGGTGGCGCACGGCGCCAGCACGAAACAGGAGCCTTCCACTGCGTAGACGCGCGAGGCCGCGTTGTTGACCTCCCAGCCCAGCGCCGGCGCGAACGGATCGTACAGCGAGAAGCTCGGCCAGGCCGCGACATGGACCTGCTCGTTCTGGGCGTACATCGCGTATTTCGACAGCGGCTGCAGGTGCTCCCAGCAGCACAGCGCACCGAGCCGGCCGATGCCCTTGAGGTCATGCACCGCAAGGTCGCTGCCGTCGCCCTCGCCATAGACGGTACGCTCGGCATGGGTCGGCCGCAGCTTGCGCCGTTTTGCGATGGTCTCGCCGTCGGGACCGACAAGCCATTGCGCGAGATAGAGGCTGCCGCCGTCACGCTCGGACAGGCCGAATACCGCGGTCAGGCCGGCCTTCTTCACCGCCAACCTGAGACGTTCGGCTTCCGGGCTGTCGTAGCTCAGCGAATTGTCGAAATAGCGCTGCACGAAGCCGCGGCCGATCGCCCAGGCCGGCGAGTCCAGCCAGATGTACCAGGGATAGCCGGGAATGAACGCCTCGGGGAACGCGATCAGCTTCGCCCCCTTGGTCGCCGCCTCCTCGATCAACGCGATCGACTTGTCGATGGACGCATCGAGGTCGAGGAAGGCCGGCGCCGCCTGCACCACCGCCACGCGATATTTCGGATGCTCGATACCCATGATGTTCCTCCTGGCAGCCCCATAAAGCCTGCCGGTTCGCCCTTGATCGCGGCTGCCGGCCTCTGACATCATGCTGCCCCGGAACCGGGTGCACCGTTCGACCCGGACGGAACGAAAATTCGACCGCCGGCGGACCCCGCATTCGTCCTCGGTACGGACCTTGCTTTTGAGTGGCCAGTGTTTCCACGCGTGAAGGGAGGAAATCATGCCGGCGCTGTTCACCACCGACGATGCCCCCACGCATCGGCGCCTCGCGCTCTGGCAGGACATCGTCTGCGATGTCTTCGTACAGCTCGACTGCAAGTCCGAGCTCGGCTCAGCCTTCCACGGCGCCATCACCAGCGCGTCGCTGGGCCCGGTCAAATGTTCGACCGTGTCGTCGGGCCAGCAGCGGGTGCTGCGAACGCCGTCGCGGATCGCGCGCGCCAGCGA from Bradyrhizobium genosp. L includes:
- a CDS encoding carbon-nitrogen hydrolase family protein, yielding MGIEHPKYRVAVVQAAPAFLDLDASIDKSIALIEEAATKGAKLIAFPEAFIPGYPWYIWLDSPAWAIGRGFVQRYFDNSLSYDSPEAERLRLAVKKAGLTAVFGLSERDGGSLYLAQWLVGPDGETIAKRRKLRPTHAERTVYGEGDGSDLAVHDLKGIGRLGALCCWEHLQPLSKYAMYAQNEQVHVAAWPSFSLYDPFAPALGWEVNNAASRVYAVEGSCFVLAPCATVSQAMVDELCDRDDKHALLHVGGGHAAIYGPDGSSIAEKLPPDQEGLLIADIDLGAIGVAKNAADPAGHYSRPDVTRLLLNKKPSKRVEHFALPLDNFEDVDAAAS